Genomic window (Mycoplasma sp. NEAQ87857):
TTGATCCTAAATTAATAAGACATGGAGCTAAAGAAATTAAATTAAATTCAAACTCATCAAACCAAGGTTCAAGAGTTATCACCCCAGAAATAGCTAATTTAGGTATTAATTTTATTCGTTCATACTGCAATGGTTTAGCAATCTCTCAAACTATTAATCCAATAAATGTACCAAATAAAAAAGAAATTCAACAAAATGATGAATTAATCAAAAGATATGCAAATATTAATGATTTATCAGTGTTTGATGACGCTAAAAAGAAATTAACTAAATTAGATTTTGAATTTATTGATAATAAAATATTAGTTCCTAATTATAGATATGATGTAGAAATTTTTGAAGATATTATTGAAGAAATTTTTAGATTTTACTCATACAAAAACTTTGAACCAGCTAAATATCTTAATGCTCCTATAGCAACAAATCAAAGAAATATTACTAAAGAAAAGTTTACAGCTGTAGGATTTAGTGAAGTTAGAACTTTTACCTTAGTTTCAAAAGAAAAGAATTTATTAAACATCTTTGACTTTGATGCAAATATAAGCTTGATGACTTATGTTTCAAAAGAACGTGAGCAAATTCGTAATTCAATCATTACATCAATGCAAGAGGTAGTTGAATACAACCAAAAACGTAAAATGACTAATATTAATATCTTTGAAAAAGGAATGGTAAATAATAATCAAATGGTTTATGGATTAGCGTCAACTACTATGTCATTTTTAGAATTAAAACAAGTTATTATTAATTTCTTAGATGATAGAGAATTAGAATTTAAACCATTAAACGATAATCAATACATTCATCCAAATGTATCAGCATACATTCATAAAAATAATGAGTTAATTGGTTGAATTGGAAAAATTCATCCTTTATATGATCAAACAAATGCTTTTTATGCTGAATTTAAAGAAATTCCAACTAAAAAAGCAACAAAATTTAATTCAGTAGATAATCAACAATTAAAAACTTTAGATTTAACTTTTAGTATTGATTTAAAAAATAATATCGGACAAATTATTGACCAAATTAAACAATTAGGTGATGTTTTTGAAATTATTCAAGTGGATAATTATATTAAACAAGACCAAAGAAATGTAACTTTAAGAATTACTGCTAATGAGCAAGTAATTCAAACAATTAATAACACATATAACAAATAGAGGTGCAATTATGTATCAAAAACTAACTTTAAATGACAAAATTGTTCAAGATGCTATTAATAATGAACTTATTAGACAAGAAAATCACATTGAATTAATTGCGAGTGAAAACTATGTTTCAGATGATGTTTTAAAAGCTCAAGGTAGTGTTTTAACTAATAAATATGGTGAAGGATATCCAAATAAAAGATATTATGGAAGCTGTGAAAATGTTGATGTAGTTGAACAAGCAGCAATAGATCGTTTAAAACAAATTTTTAATGTGAAATATGCTAATGTTCAACCTTATTCAGGATCAGTAGCTAACGCTGCTGCTATTGCTAGTGTAGTTCCTAGTGGTGGAAAAATTATGGGTCTATCATTAGATTGTGGTGGACATTTAACTCATGGTTATAAAATTAGTTTCAGTGGTATTTTTTATGATTCAGTTTCATATAAATTAGATGAAAATGGATTTTTAGACTATGATGCAATTGAAAAATTAGCAATGGAAGAAAAACCAGATTTAATAATTTGTGGTTATTCTGCTTATTCAAGATTAATTGATTTTAAAAGATTTAAAGAAATTGCTGATAAATGTGGAGCTAAATTAATGGCTGATATAGCTCATATAGCAGGATTAATAGCTGCTGGAGAACATCCTTCACCTGTTGGTTATGCTGATATTATTACTTCAACAACTCATAAAACTTTAAGAGGTGGTAGAGGTGGAATTATTATGACTAATGATGAAGCTATTGCTACTAAAATGAATCGTTGAGTATTTCCTGGATATCAAGGAGGACCTTTATTTCATGCTATTGCAGGAAAAGCTGTAAGTTTTTATGAAGCTCTTCAACCTCAATTTAAAGAATATGCAAAAAATATTAAATTAAATGCTCAAAAATTCTGTCAAGCTTTTATTGACAAAGGAGCTTATATAGTAAGTGGTGGAACTGATAATCACTTATTTATGATTGATGTTTTAAAAACATATAACATTAATGGAAAACAAGCAGAAACTTTATTAGAAAAAATTCATATCACTATCAATAAAAACACTATTCCTTATGATACATTATCACCTACTTTAGGTAGTGGAATTAGATTAGGAACAGCAGCTATGACAAGTAGAAAATTTACTAAATGAAATGAATTAGCTGATATTATTGATTATGTTTTAAGAAACTGTGAGTGATTAGAATCAAATGATTCTGCAGCTTTAGCTAAATTAGCTGAATTAAAAAATCAAGTAATTAAGCTAACTGAAGAATTTCCAATTATTAAAAATTATTTAGTTTAAAATGGACTTCTTGTCCATTTTTTTGTCATAGCAAAAGCATTATATTTATCAAGTTATATAAATTAACTAAGGTAATGTTTTTATTTTATTAGAAATAGAAGCAAAATTGATATGGAAAAAATGATAATTTTCTAAGAAAAAATATCATTTTGCTATAATCATTGCAAGAATGAAAACAAATATAAAAAAGACATTTAAGAAAAAAAATTTTCTTTTTTCACTTGCTTTAGCTCCAGTAGTTGGGGCGGTTGTTTTGTTTGCAAGTACATGACAAAACGCAAAGGTTGTCACTGCATCTGGATCGAGTGCAGTGCAGCCTTTTTTTGACCTTTTAGCTAAGCAATACATTAATGAATCGAAAAAAAACATTGAAATTAGTGTTCAAGCTGGTGGAAGCGGTACAGGAATTAATAATGTTGCAAGAAATAAATCTACTATTGGACTTTCAAGTAAATCTCCAAGTAAAATGGTAAAATCAAGTACTCAATTACAAGAATTATGAACTAAAAATAAACTTAAAACTATTACTATTGCTCATGAAGGGATTGTTTTAATTGCTAAATTACCTAAAGATGTTAATTTAACAATTAATCAAAACAATATCGCTAAGATTTATCAAGCCTTTAGTGGAAATGAACAAGTTTTTATTAATGATTTAATCAAAAATCCAATTAGAAATAATTTTAGTTTAAAACCATTTGCTAGAGAAGGTGGAGGAAGTACTAGTGGTACTGCTCAAGCGTTTTATGAGGATAATGGTTTTAAAAATATTAATTTACCAACTAAAGTTAAAGATATTCTTCAAGGTAAGCAAAATTACGGACCATATACAACTTCAACTAGTGAATCAAATAGTCAAACTTATGAATTATTTGCAAAAGATGGAAATCAAGATGGTTCAATCACCTATTTATCTTTAGGTTATGTATTAAATAATAAACAAAAAATACTAAATGATGGATTTACTATCTTGTCTTATGAAATTAATGATCAACAATATCAACCCACAGTAGCAAATATTCAAAATAATTTATACAACTGAAAAAGACCAATTGATTTAATTACTTCGATTAACAATTATGGTCAACGAGGAATTATTGAATGAATTTTATTTGATGATTCAAAAACAAAAACCAAGATTTTTAACGATAATGGAATGGTACCATTATCGTTAGAGCAATTAAGTTCAATGTTTTATGATTTAAATAGTTCTAAAGAATTAAGCTATGAATATTTAAAGGAAAATTTAACTAAATTTTGAGTTGATGATAATCAATTAAAAAGTTTTGGAGTAAATGATGAACAAAATTAAAAATAAATTACTAAAATCCATTTCACAAAGTGCTAGTTTTTTAGTAATTTTGTTATTTATTGCTATTTTAATTACAATTATTATTTTTTCAATTCCGGGTTTAAAAACTTATGGATGAAGTTTATTTAGTTTAAATTTTAATTTAAATAAAGACCAAGCAGGGATTTGATTACCATTATTAATTACACTGGTTTTAGTCTGTTTTGGAGTAATTTTAGGAACCTTTATTGGAATTAATTTTGCTTTATTTACTTTTTATAAATTAAACAATAGATTAAAAAGAATTATTGAAGTAATTATGAGCATTTTTAGTGCTTTACCTTCAGTTGTTTTTGGACTTTTTGCTTTAGAAATTATTGGACTTTTTGTAACTAAAGTTCTAGGAATGAAAACTAGTTTAAATTTAGTTAATGCTATTATTATGCTTGGTTTTATGGTTGTTCCTAATATTTTTTCAAGTGTATATAATGCTTTAAAAGTTAATAATCAAAACTCATATTTAACAGGAATTGCTCTAGGTATTAAAAAAACTACAGTAGTTCATAAAATTGTTAAAAAGGAAATTAAAAATGAAATAACTACAGGAATAGTTTTAGCAATTGGTAGATTAATTGGTGAAACTATGGCATTGAATTTTATTTTAAATAGTCAAAATTATGATGCAGGATTTGAAAGTGGATTTTTAGGTTTTTGAAATAGTGGTTTAAAAACATTAAGTGTTGTTATTGCATATAACTTTTTCTCTGAAAGTGGAGGAGAAAGTTTAAAAAGTATTTTATACTTCTTTGGTTTAATTATTTTTATTATTACTACTATTATTAATTTAGTATTACAAATTCTTAATAATCCTAAATTATTACTTAAGAGTAAAAAACTTCAACAATTTAATCAAAAATTAGTAGCTATTATTAGTTGAATACCTAGAAAAATTATTCAACCATTTATATCTAAAAATCAAAATTATAATTCTAAAATCTATGATATTTATAAACAAGTTATAGAAATTATTGCTTTTGGATTAATTACATTATTTATTACAAGTTATGTATTATTTATTGTGATTAATGGTGCTCATGCTTTAAGTTTAGAATCTAGCAGTGTCTTTAGTTTTGGCTCAGATTCTACTGGTAGAGCAATCATAAATACTTTAGTAATTATTTTCTATGCTATTTTAATCACAGTACCATTTGCGTTATTAAGTGCAATTTATTTATCAGAGTATTTAAATAATAAAGCTATTAAAAACATTTTTGTATTCTTTATTGATGCATTAAACTCTACTCCTACAATTATTTTTGGGATTTTTGGTTTAAGTTTCTTTGTTGAAACTTTAGCATTAGGACCTAATGGAAACCATAATGCATCATTAATTGCAGGTATTTTAACTATATCATTAGTGATCTTATCACAAATGATTCGTGGATTTTATAATGCATTTAGATTAGTACCTGATTTATATCGTATTAATGCAATAGCTTTAGGGATTAAAAAATATCAATTTATATTTAAGATCTTATTACCTAAATCATTTGGAATGATTTTATCTGTTGTATTAACTGCTATTAGTAAAATTATTTCTGAATCTGCACCATTATTTTTAACTGCAGGATTAACTTCATCAAGAGATTTTGGAATTAATTTATGAGGTCAAACTTTAACCACTAGATTAATTAGTCAGCTATATTCAAACAACCCTAATGCAACTAATATAATGTATGAATGTGCTTTAATTGCATCGATTTTAATTGTGATTATTGTGCTTTTAGCTAAAGTTGTAATTCCAAACTGATCTAACATTAAACTTTGATTTAATAGGAGAAAATATGCAAGAAGCAATTTTAAAAAACAAACTATCAATTAAAGAAAAAAATGATTTAAACAACAATGTTAATAATTGTTGTTTAAAAGAATTTGATCCTAATATTATTTTCGATATAAGAAACTTTAATTTAGTTTATCAATCAGGTAAAAAAGCATTAAATAATATTAATCTAAAAATCAAAGAAAATATGGTTACTGCCTTCATTGGTCCTTCAGGTTGTGGTAAAAGTACTTTATTAAAATCATTAAATAAAATGCATGATCTAAATTCTAAAAATCAATTAACTGGAAATATGTATTTTAAGGATTTAGATATTAGATTTAAAGGTATTGATGATTATAAATTACGTACAACTATTGGAATGGTATTTCAAAATCCTGCACCTTTTCCTATTTCTATTTATGAAAATATAGCTTTTGCTTTAAGAAATAAAGGAATTACTGATACTAATCAAATTGATCAAATTGTAGTTGATGTTTTACAAAAAGTTAATTTATATAACGAAGTTAAAGATGATTTAAATAAAATAGCTACTGAACTTTCAGGAGGTCAACAACAAAGATTATGTATTGCTAGAGTTATTGCTTTAGAACCAAAAGTAATATTAATGGATGAACCAACTAGTGCCTTAGATCCCATTTCAGTAGCTATGGTAGAGGATTTAATCTTAGAACTTAAAGGTAAATATACTATTATTATAGTAACTCACTCAATGTCTCAAGCTCAAAGAATTAGTGATGAAACAGTGTTTTTATATAAAGGTGAAATTATTGAACATCAAAAAACAAGAAAATTATTCACTGACCCAGATTGTGAAATGACTAAGAAATACATTACAGGGAGAATGATCTAATGGCAATTAATTTTACTTTATTAAAAAAAGATGAAAAAATTATTAAAAAACAATTTATGGATTATGTTGCTCATTCAATTACTATGAATCAACATTTGATTAATGTAATTAATCAAATTAATAGTAATTTGACTAATGATGAATCATTTGTAAAAATTTATAACTTAGAGCAAGAATCGAATCACATGCATCAAACTATTTTAGATGATGCTGTATGATTAATTTCTAAAGAACAACCTATAGCTAACCACTTAAGATACTTTATAAGTATCATCAATTCCTTGTTTGATATCGAAAGAATTTGTGATTATTCAGATCGAATTGCAAGATTTTTAGAAAAAGAAATTAATAAAACTTCTAATTATGAATATGATTTAATGATTAGTTTAATTACCCAAGTAGTTGAATTTGGTCAAATGATTTATGATGCTTTAGATAGTCATAATGTTGAACAAATTTATTTAGAATTAAAAGTTAAATATGATTTATTTGTTAATATGTATAAATCTAAAACTAAAGAAATATTAAATCATTCTAATATTAATCAAATGCACTTATTATCATTTTTTACCTTATTAAAAAGTGTTGATCGTGCAGTAGATCATTATATTAATATATTAGAAAACTTCATTTTTGTTAATGATATTAACTTCTTTAATAAGCATAAAAAGATTAATTAAGTTATTAAACCAATATTAAAAATAGACAAATTATATTTGTCTATTTTTGTTTTATTGATAATTGAGAGTTTAATAAAATGATAAATTTTTGAATAGAAAAATCTTTTCTATGATGTTGTTTTAGGTATTTTTGATAAATCAAAATAAAGTTATCAACATTATTGATATTTGGATTATCCATTACATAACTTAAAGCATCTAAAATAATATCAGTTGATTGATGAATTATTTGTCAATTATCAAATTCAATTTCAAAATATTCATCACCAAAGATATCTTCCATTAAATCTAGATTCAATAAATCATATTCACATAAAGCTAAACAAAATATATTAATCTTTTTAGCTAAAAATAAAATAAATAATCAATAAAATTCTGGTTTATTGGAATTCTTAAAATTTATGATTTCTTTAACAACTTCTAAATCAATATATCAATCATTTGATATTTCACCTAATGAAACCAGTTCATAAAACATATCATAATTATCATCAATTATTTCATCTAGCTCATTTTGATACTTAATACATTTATTAAAAATTTGATCAATTTTTAATAAATAATCTTGACATTGTTTAAATATTGCGTTTTGTTTATTTATCATAGTTTTTACTCCTTTGTTATTAAATTGTATTAAATTAAAGAAGAAATTATTTGATTTAAACTTATTAAAATCCTTAATTATAAAAAATGATAAAAATGAACAATATTTCACAAAAATTTGTTAATTTCATATTTGATTTAAAATTATTTTTTATAATAATTATGTACTCACGCATACACAGATACAAGAATTATTAAGGTGAGTATAATATTGTGAAACGTGAGAATTTAAGTAAAATAACTTACTTGTTAGCACCAACTCACGAAAATAAAATATGGTAGCGATAAGATGGGTCTTATTTGATAAGCTCCATCTTTTTTCTTTTAATTTTCTACAATTGATCTAATGGACATATGATTGTTCATTTTTTTATTTAACAAAATTTTATGAATATAAATTTCATTTATTTTGGGTCTAGTTTTTATAAATAAAATGTATATATTTCCACAAAAAGTATATTTTTACTTTCTTTCAATACTAAAATCCCACTTTTTGGGATTGATATATATATATATATATAATTTTCCATAATTCGTATTTTGTAAAGTTTTTTACAAAATCCAAAACATTTTAATAGTTTTTTAAATAAATTATTCAAATGTTTGAAAAAGATTGTAAAGGGAATAATTATGGATAGAAGACTAAAAAGAATGCTATTAGTTGCTCCTGCAACTATACCTTTTGTGTTCACTAGTGCCGCAAGTGTGATTGTAGCAAACAATAATATTGAGTATTTAAATATAACTGATGGTCCTTGAAAAGGAGCGTGAGAACCAGTTTATAACAATAACATAATTGACTTTACTACAACTTCATCAAATCAAGTAAGATCAAGAACACAAGATTGAACTATAGTTATTAATAATTCTATGGGAGATAAAGTAGGCGATAAGAAAGATAAAAGGGGAATAATCACAATTACATCTGCAACTGTGACAATAGAAATTCCTAAAAACATACCTATTTCTTTAGTGAGAGATAGAATTTGAATAAGTATTGATTCTCCATATAGTAGTAGACCAGATGGTTCTGGATACAACAGATGAGGTGCTGTCAATAATCATCCTTTTGTATATAACGATAGTTCAAAAAAGTGAATAAGTGAAAGAGATTATCACAATCACAATATCGGAAACGCAAATTATATAGGTGCTGTTAGAGGTGGCTCATATATTCAATTTGGAGATGATAACGTTTATTATGGACATAATAATGCTTACAATATAGGGACTAACTGGGGTAATCATGGTGGTAGCGATGGTCCTGATTGAGGAGGTTTTAGACGTCAAGGGAATGGTCAAAGAAATGATCGTATAAAAATCGATAATATACATCAACCAAATGATCATTCAATTAGTTTTGATATAAAATTTGCTAACGATTTAAAACGTATTAATTGAGAGAAAAATGGAAAAGTAACATTTAAATTTAAAACTAAAATAAATGAAAATTTTTATACTTACTCAAGTAATAGAAATTATGGAGCAATAAAAGCTACATTTAATATCCCTAATACAAATGGACAAAAAGCTGAACAATTTTCACAATCTTATAATATAGGAGCATCAGATCAAAGAATAATAACAGTTAAATCAACAAAGCAAAATGATGCTATAAGTAGAGAAATTAATGATGTGCCAAATTTTTCATACACTATTAAGCAAGATCATTCAAGAGTTTCAAATTATGCTAATAGTAGAGATAAAATTATTCTTAATACAAGATATATTCCTTCTCCATTAACAAATACAGCATCAAAATTAGATGCTAGTAGTACAAGATTTAGTAATTCAAATTTAAACAAAAAATATAGAGTTGTCTCAAATTTAACAAGCAATCATTTTACTGTTGATAATCCAGTTATTGATAATAGTTATAGATATATTTATACTAATACATACAAAGAATACATTAAAACAAGAAATGGAACTGATGATGGTTCAATTTCTAGATTACCATATAGTGATGATGTAAAAAATGCTTTAAAGGATACAATTGATCGTATTTATAATGATTTAAATGGTAATGATACTGATGACAGAAATTTAGGTATCTTACTAGATCATTGAAATAAAGCTCTTTATACTGCTATTGCTCTAAGTGAAATTTATAACAATGGTAATAATTTAGAAACTAATATTAAAACAAAAGCTAGAAATGAAATAATTGGAATTAGCAAAGATTGAGATAAAACAAGATTTGATAATAAAGTAGATGAAGTAAAAAACAAATATATTACACTAAATAGTAAGGTTAATGACCTTAAAAGTACATTATCTAAATACAAAGATGTATTAAATACGGATAATTACACTAATTCAACTAATAAACAAACTTTAGATACTGTAGTAAGAAATCTTTTTAGTGACTCTAATGCTTATTTAAGTGGTTCAACAATTACTACAAATACTAATTTTGATAATATTAAATTAAAAAATACTTCTGCAACTAGCACAAATATAGATACTAAACGTCAAGAAATAGAAATGCTTTTAAATCAATTAAATGGTGCAATGAAATTAACTGAAGCATTTATGGAATTAGATGCAGCTTTATTAAAAGCTAATATATTAAAAAATGAAAATGATTTAGATCCTAATTTTGCAAGAGATTTGCAAGTTGCAGTTGATACAGCAAATAGAGCTAGAAGTACTTATGCTCATAATGCTGTATCTTTATCTAGAGCTGCAAACACTTTAGATCAAGCAGTAATAAAAATTAAAGCAAAATATGCTGAAGCTAGTGTTGAAAAATTTAATAGAACAAAGAAAAATAATGAAGTAAATACAAATAATTTAAATAATATTAATAACAATTTAAAAAACTTAATTAATAAAGGTGTTATTGATAATAACTTAAATAATAAAGCTGATGAAACACTAAGAGAATTAAAGAAATCTATCAAAGAAGACATTGATAAAACTTTTGATAAAGCATTAGAAAAAGCTAAAAAACTCAATGAAAAGAATCAAAATAATCCTGATTATTCAGCTGGTGGTAATTCAAGTATTAATTCTACTTTACATAAAGCAATCCAAGCAAATCAAAATAAACCAAGTAATAAAGATTCTTGAACTAAAGAAAATATTAAAGATGTAGTTGATAAAACTAAAGCATTACAAGATGCAACACATAAAGCTTTAGTTGATATGTTAGAAAAACAAAAAACTAAAGCTCAAAACATTATTAACGAATTAAATAAAACTCAATACAATAAAGAACCTTATAGAACTATAAAAAACAATTTAACAACTAAATTAAATGATGCAAAAAGATTAAACACTAATTCTAATGACACAGAATTAGAAAATAAATTAAATGATTTAACATCAGCAATTAATACAGCAAATACTCAAATCACTGCAGCTAATAATAAAACTGCAAATATTGAAAAATTAAAACAATTAATTAATACTGCAAATGGTTTAAAAACCAAAGTAGAAACCAATACTAATGATTATCCTTCAACTAAATTAAATGATTTAAAAGCTGAATTAACTAAAAACAATCATAATAATTACAATTCTTTAACTAATGAAGAAATTGAATCAAGAATAAATACATTAAATACTAAAACTAATGATTTCTTAAATGATTTATTAGACAAACAAACTAAAAAAATAACTTCTTTAGTTAATTCTAATAATCCTAGATTAGAAGAATCAACTAAACAAACATTAAATAATTTAAAAAATTATGCTAATACTGCAAAAACTGATTTAGATTTGACATCTAAATCTAATAAATTAGACACAGTAGTTAAGGGAATCAAAGTAGCTTTAAGCAAAGATTCTATTCTTAAAAAATTAAATGAAGCAACCAATTTATCCAATGATACAAATTTAACCAACAATAATAAAAGAGAATTATTAAACAAAATAACTGAAGTTAAAAATGCTATAGCATCAGTTAATAATTCAACTGATTTATCCACATTAAATAATCAAAAATCAACTTTAGATACTAATTTCACCAAGATAAATAAAGCATTAGATAAAGCAAAAATTGACATTGCAAAAGAAAAGTTAAACCAAACTATTGCTAAAGCTAAAGAAGTTAAAGAAACTTTAAAAGATAATGATATTAAAACTGACTTAAATAGCAATATTACTAGTGGAGAAAATGCAAAAAATAGCTCAAATGCTACTGAAGCTAGTTTAAATGCTGCAAATGATAAGTTAAATAAAGATTTAACAATAGCTTTAGCAAAACAAACTATTAAAGATGCTACATCAACTAATGATGATTTAATTAATAAAGATGTTGATTTAAGTGATCTAAATACTAAGAAAAATAAATTAAATAATTTGATCACTAATCCTTCAAGTAGTAATCAAGCAATTAATGATGCTAAAAAAGAATTAGATACAGCTATTGATTTAGCTAAAACCATTGCAAAAGCTAAAGAAGCAATTAAAAAAGTTAATCCTGCAAATTCTAATACTAAACTAGCAGATAGCATTAATGATAATAATG
Coding sequences:
- a CDS encoding phenylalanine--tRNA ligase subunit beta, with protein sequence MILSFNHLKKYLPNYKLSTKDVEYALNELGIEVETVTKFSDVEGLVFAKVLDVYQNPESDRLDIVKLLTKNGEVQIQTNNRILKPGDLTICFPVGAKKGDMTFNEVVLKGHKSQGMMAAWSEIGYDWELLADKNQVLVLPNDFATIEDDAMAKLGLDDYLIEISTTANRNDANSYYIIAKELAAFFETDFVFEINPVESNFESNFKLVNNEAKVDYLSFVEVKGNKETSLEDKMLLAKHNISSKFAWSINLTNLCLIEIGAPAHVYDASKITDDLGTKITSDKFVILGNKEVEVKDVLTICDSEKNISLACVMGLENTKTEESSNDLLFEIGVFDPKLIRHGAKEIKLNSNSSNQGSRVITPEIANLGINFIRSYCNGLAISQTINPINVPNKKEIQQNDELIKRYANINDLSVFDDAKKKLTKLDFEFIDNKILVPNYRYDVEIFEDIIEEIFRFYSYKNFEPAKYLNAPIATNQRNITKEKFTAVGFSEVRTFTLVSKEKNLLNIFDFDANISLMTYVSKEREQIRNSIITSMQEVVEYNQKRKMTNINIFEKGMVNNNQMVYGLASTTMSFLELKQVIINFLDDRELEFKPLNDNQYIHPNVSAYIHKNNELIGWIGKIHPLYDQTNAFYAEFKEIPTKKATKFNSVDNQQLKTLDLTFSIDLKNNIGQIIDQIKQLGDVFEIIQVDNYIKQDQRNVTLRITANEQVIQTINNTYNK
- the glyA gene encoding serine hydroxymethyltransferase produces the protein MYQKLTLNDKIVQDAINNELIRQENHIELIASENYVSDDVLKAQGSVLTNKYGEGYPNKRYYGSCENVDVVEQAAIDRLKQIFNVKYANVQPYSGSVANAAAIASVVPSGGKIMGLSLDCGGHLTHGYKISFSGIFYDSVSYKLDENGFLDYDAIEKLAMEEKPDLIICGYSAYSRLIDFKRFKEIADKCGAKLMADIAHIAGLIAAGEHPSPVGYADIITSTTHKTLRGGRGGIIMTNDEAIATKMNRWVFPGYQGGPLFHAIAGKAVSFYEALQPQFKEYAKNIKLNAQKFCQAFIDKGAYIVSGGTDNHLFMIDVLKTYNINGKQAETLLEKIHITINKNTIPYDTLSPTLGSGIRLGTAAMTSRKFTKWNELADIIDYVLRNCEWLESNDSAALAKLAELKNQVIKLTEEFPIIKNYLV
- a CDS encoding PstS family phosphate ABC transporter substrate-binding protein yields the protein MKTNIKKTFKKKNFLFSLALAPVVGAVVLFASTWQNAKVVTASGSSAVQPFFDLLAKQYINESKKNIEISVQAGGSGTGINNVARNKSTIGLSSKSPSKMVKSSTQLQELWTKNKLKTITIAHEGIVLIAKLPKDVNLTINQNNIAKIYQAFSGNEQVFINDLIKNPIRNNFSLKPFAREGGGSTSGTAQAFYEDNGFKNINLPTKVKDILQGKQNYGPYTTSTSESNSQTYELFAKDGNQDGSITYLSLGYVLNNKQKILNDGFTILSYEINDQQYQPTVANIQNNLYNWKRPIDLITSINNYGQRGIIEWILFDDSKTKTKIFNDNGMVPLSLEQLSSMFYDLNSSKELSYEYLKENLTKFWVDDNQLKSFGVNDEQN
- a CDS encoding ABC transporter permease subunit, producing MNKIKNKLLKSISQSASFLVILLFIAILITIIIFSIPGLKTYGWSLFSLNFNLNKDQAGIWLPLLITLVLVCFGVILGTFIGINFALFTFYKLNNRLKRIIEVIMSIFSALPSVVFGLFALEIIGLFVTKVLGMKTSLNLVNAIIMLGFMVVPNIFSSVYNALKVNNQNSYLTGIALGIKKTTVVHKIVKKEIKNEITTGIVLAIGRLIGETMALNFILNSQNYDAGFESGFLGFWNSGLKTLSVVIAYNFFSESGGESLKSILYFFGLIIFIITTIINLVLQILNNPKLLLKSKKLQQFNQKLVAIISWIPRKIIQPFISKNQNYNSKIYDIYKQVIEIIAFGLITLFITSYVLFIVINGAHALSLESSSVFSFGSDSTGRAIINTLVIIFYAILITVPFALLSAIYLSEYLNNKAIKNIFVFFIDALNSTPTIIFGIFGLSFFVETLALGPNGNHNASLIAGILTISLVILSQMIRGFYNAFRLVPDLYRINAIALGIKKYQFIFKILLPKSFGMILSVVLTAISKIISESAPLFLTAGLTSSRDFGINLWGQTLTTRLISQLYSNNPNATNIMYECALIASILIVIIVLLAKVVIPNWSNIKLWFNRRKYARSNFKKQTIN
- the pstB gene encoding phosphate ABC transporter ATP-binding protein PstB encodes the protein MQEAILKNKLSIKEKNDLNNNVNNCCLKEFDPNIIFDIRNFNLVYQSGKKALNNINLKIKENMVTAFIGPSGCGKSTLLKSLNKMHDLNSKNQLTGNMYFKDLDIRFKGIDDYKLRTTIGMVFQNPAPFPISIYENIAFALRNKGITDTNQIDQIVVDVLQKVNLYNEVKDDLNKIATELSGGQQQRLCIARVIALEPKVILMDEPTSALDPISVAMVEDLILELKGKYTIIIVTHSMSQAQRISDETVFLYKGEIIEHQKTRKLFTDPDCEMTKKYITGRMI
- a CDS encoding PhoU domain-containing protein, which gives rise to MAINFTLLKKDEKIIKKQFMDYVAHSITMNQHLINVINQINSNLTNDESFVKIYNLEQESNHMHQTILDDAVWLISKEQPIANHLRYFISIINSLFDIERICDYSDRIARFLEKEINKTSNYEYDLMISLITQVVEFGQMIYDALDSHNVEQIYLELKVKYDLFVNMYKSKTKEILNHSNINQMHLLSFFTLLKSVDRAVDHYINILENFIFVNDINFFNKHKKIN